In the Oscarella lobularis chromosome 14, ooOscLobu1.1, whole genome shotgun sequence genome, one interval contains:
- the LOC136195758 gene encoding uncharacterized protein isoform X10: protein MVESAFCNGSQRINATIADFADYNATLRLLLPYFLLACSAFSVLWNFGVIIQFAIHRFRRIPNKFDFFLFFTSFAELLSSTPIVTFAGIGSGFSRNYSETDAVKNTDNGDEITPYIIVSVFAFFRLYAILVYSPILINRFYSAKFPSEREFSLAVPREASPNGSFRFWVGNLVALSGAIALAVKGGDVSQNMYSCFYIMTKWPKCVLIVASYTIIVPSVLLLLFILKARIRIPRTVLLCQEERNESCANVDWFALEWGLTRMFVTVISVLYITWMPLLVVLTIYDDQAIAKHESIVLIALIIASLGLLTSPLLRITAQRYRQMSCECPCLDPLTNCFKYTFSPSEKTQRERERLLASNASHNRGSRTKPKTESSRIIRIQRTTVADYDSTSRRENHAAHEELKTEEENRRYDSCRSTCDPSQINAKKREKSTGRDNNQGSQAHSGRDKMSSNSNKASRIDFEKEFPRDEAKVAEEPTSNAHFAGKGRDVYVENDEKKGNQTTERFLEETLPSAASTKNSSEVDLEIEKKLEENGETEERLGIAFLTDEEKEDAQEELSERTWPAVTLNENGGKLDIRNCPIVTRKKESFLNASDFVGDNKSEDKAMEEPSENAVNEVGCMKEGNKKGEAKNTKELLDSTLSVVFPCGNDIEVENKIEKEENKPIKMSSVCVSLAAAWDHNDVKLDAESVKVEKAFEKLSENAAVDCNTNGTDKENEEQVKELLPAAASGENIVEFDVEASDNHQAVPKTSERAFLTDDCSSIGLGREAKMFFSDEDDKKAECVEERPESTPFPLFSKVDIELASENGIVANNGEVEEPGKITCPADVSNENRQEPYMENDDVKEGEEVSKGQPQNHFPLVNPYTSDPDLESGDGNEEAKDLSDSTFLAAAPSTSGRPQAESGRNLNEGEESTCLVKGKPSEKDAVSSNGIERQGEDAWSEFQFS from the exons ATGGTGGAGTCGGCTTTCTGCAACGGATCGCAGAGAATCAATGCGACGATTGCAGATTTTGCGGATTATAACGCCAcccttcgtcttctcctaCCCTATTTCCTCCTCGCATGCAGCGCATTTAGCGTGTTGTGGAACTTCGGCGTCATCATCCAATTTGCTATTCACCGATTCCGCCGAATACCAAataaatttgatttttttttgttctttacGTCCTTTGCTGAACTCCTTAGTTCAACTCCTATTGTAACTTTCGCAGGAATCGGGTCAGGCTTCAGCAGGAATTACTCAGAGACTGACGCGGTCAAAAATACCGACAACGGCGATGAAATAACTCCTTACATCATCGTCTCTGTGtttgcgttttttcgtctctaTGCCATCCTTGTGTACTCTCCTATTCTGATCAACCGCTTCTACTCGGCAAAGTTTCCATCAGAGCGTGAATTTTCTCTGGCTGTTCCAAGAGAAGCTTCACCTAATGGAAGCTTTAGGTTCTGGGTAGGGAATCTTGTAGCACTTTCTGGAGCAATTGCGCTAGCAGTGAAAGGAGGGGATGTTTCTCAAAATATGTATTCGTGTTTTTACATCATGACCAAATG GCCAAAATGCGTTTTAATTGTGGCAAGCTACACTATTATTGTCCCAAGTGTGCTCTTGTTGCTCTTTATTTTGAAAGCTCGAATAAGAATTCCTCGAACTGTTCTTCTATGTCAGGAGGAACGAAACGAGTCTTGCGCGAACGTTGATTGGTTTGCACTTGAGTGGGGATTAACGCGCATGTTTGTGACAGTAATTTCTGTCCTATACATCACTTGGATGCCTCTTCTG GTTGTTCTGACCATATACGATGATCAAGCAATTGCAAAGCACGAATCAATCGTTCTCATTGCACTTATCATCGCAAGTTTGGGATTATTAACGTCGCCGCTTTTGCGTATTACTGCGCAACGTTATCGTCAGATGAGCTGTGAATGTCCCTGTCTTGATCCTTTGACGAACTGCTTTAAGTACACTTTTTCTC CTTCCGAAAAAACACAgcgcgaaagagaaagattgCTTGCGTCTAATGCAAGTCACAATCGTGGATCAAGGACGAAACCTAAAACGGAAAGTTCAAGAATAATCAGGATACAGCGAACAACTGTGGCAGATTATGATTCTACTAGCAGACGTGAAAA CCATGCAGCTCATGAAGAGCTAAAAACGGAGGAAGAAAATCGGAGATACGACAGTTGCAGAAGTACCTGTGACCCTTCTCA GATAAATGCtaaaaaaagggaaaagtCGACTGGCCGTGACAATAATCAGGGGTCTCAAGCACATAGCGGCAGAG ACAAAATGAGTTCAAATTCAAACAAAGCCTCACGGATAGATTTTGAAAAGGAATTTCCTCGTGATGAAGCAAAAGTTGCAGAAGAGCCTACATCAAACGCTCATTTTGCCGGAAAGGGAAGAGACGTTTACGTAGAGAACG acgaaaagaaaggaaaccAGACAACGGAACGTTTTTTAGAAGAGACTCTTCCATCCGCCGCTTCTACTAAAAATAGCAGCGAAGTCGATTTGGAAATAG aaaaaaaactagAGGAAAATGGAGAAACGGAAGAGCGTTTAGGAATTGCTTTCCTAACAG atgaagagaaagaagatgCCCAGGAAGAGCTTTCAGAAAGAACTTGGCCTGCCGTCACTCTCAATGAAAATGGTGGTAAACTCGACATAAGAAACTGTCCAATTGTTAccagaaagaaagaaagcttTTTGAACGCTTCCGATTTTGTAGGTGACAACAAAAGTGAAGATAAAGCGATGGAAGAGCCTTCAGAAAACGCTGTTAACGAAGTCGGTTGCATGAAGGAAGGCA AtaaaaaaggagaagcaaAAAACACAAAAGAACTGCTTGACAGCACTCTTTCTGTTGTCTTTCCTTGTGGTAATGACATTGAAGTCGAAAATAAAATCG agaaagaagagaataaACCCATAAAAATGTCCTCAGTTTGCGTCTCGCTTGCCGCTGCTTGGGATcataatgacgtcaagcTCGATGCGGAAAGCG TCAAAGTGGAGAAAGCCTTTGAAAAGCTATCAGAAAATGCTGCTGTTGATTGTAATACAAATGGCactgacaaagaaaacg AAGAACAGGTGAAAGAGCTCTTACCTGCCGCCGCTTCTGGCGAAAATATAGTAGAATTTGATGTGGAAG CTAGCGACAATCACCAAGCTGTCCCAAAGACGTCAGAAAGAGCTTTTCTTACCGACGATTGCAGTAGCATAG GTTTAGGCAGAGAGGCAAAAATGTTCTTTTCAGATGAAGACGATAAGAAAGCAGAATGTGTGGAAGAGCGTCCTGAAAGTactccttttcctcttttttctaAAGTTGACATTGAACTGGCTTCAGAAAACG GAATTGTAGCAAACAACGGAGAAGTCGAAGAGCCGGGAAAAATCACTTGTCCTGCCGACGTCTCCAATGAAAACCGCCAAGAGCCTTACATGGAAAATG ACGATGtgaaagaaggagaagaagttTCTAAAGGCCAACCGCAAAACCATTTTCCGCTTGTCAATCCTTATACGAGTGATCCTGATTTGGAAAGCG GAGATGGAAACGAAGAAGCAAAGGATCTTTCAGACAGCACTTTTCTTGCCGCCGCTCCCAGTACGAGCGGCAGACCTCAAGCGGAAAGCGGCCGGAATTTAA ATGAAGGCGAAGAAAGTACATGTTTAGTGAAAGGAAAGCCTTCAGAGAAAGATGCAGTTTCTAGTAATGGCATTGAACGTCAGGGAGAAGATGCATGGTCTGAATTCCAATTCAGCTAA
- the LOC136195758 gene encoding uncharacterized protein isoform X2, with amino-acid sequence MVESAFCNGSQRINATIADFADYNATLRLLLPYFLLACSAFSVLWNFGVIIQFAIHRFRRIPNKFDFFLFFTSFAELLSSTPIVTFAGIGSGFSRNYSETDAVKNTDNGDEITPYIIVSVFAFFRLYAILVYSPILINRFYSAKFPSEREFSLAVPREASPNGSFRFWVGNLVALSGAIALAVKGGDVSQNMYSCFYIMTKWPKCVLIVASYTIIVPSVLLLLFILKARIRIPRTVLLCQEERNESCANVDWFALEWGLTRMFVTVISVLYITWMPLLVVLTIYDDQAIAKHESIVLIALIIASLGLLTSPLLRITAQRYRQMSCECPCLDPLTNCFKYTFSPSEKTQRERERLLASNASHNRGSRTKPKTESSRIIRIQRTTVADYDSTSRRENHAAHEELKTEEENRRYDSCRSTCDPSQINAKKREKSTGRDNNQGSQAHSGRDKMSSNSNKASRIDFEKEFPRDEAKVAEEPTSNAHFAGKGRDVYVENGLNGILKEEETLPSAASTKNSSEVDLEIEKKLEENGETEERLGIAFLTDEEKEDAQEELSERTWPAVTLNENGGKLDIRNCPIVTRKKESFLNASDFVGDNKSEDKAMEEPSENAVNEVGCMKEGNKKGEAKNTKELLDSTLSVVFPCGNDIEVENKIEKEENKPIKMSSVCVSLAAAWDHNDVKLDAESVKVEKAFEKLSENAAVDCNTNGTDKENEEQVKELLPAAASGENIVEFDVEASDNHQAVPKTSERAFLTDDCSSIGLGREAKMFFSDEDDKKAECVEERPESTPFPLFSKVDIELASENGIVANNGEVEEPGKITCPADVSNENRQEPYMENDDVKEGEEVSKGQPQNHFPLVNPYTSDPDLESGDGNEEAKDLSDSTFLAAAPSTSGRPQAESGRNLNEGEESTCLVKGKPSEKDAVSSNGIERQGEDAWSEFQFS; translated from the exons ATGGTGGAGTCGGCTTTCTGCAACGGATCGCAGAGAATCAATGCGACGATTGCAGATTTTGCGGATTATAACGCCAcccttcgtcttctcctaCCCTATTTCCTCCTCGCATGCAGCGCATTTAGCGTGTTGTGGAACTTCGGCGTCATCATCCAATTTGCTATTCACCGATTCCGCCGAATACCAAataaatttgatttttttttgttctttacGTCCTTTGCTGAACTCCTTAGTTCAACTCCTATTGTAACTTTCGCAGGAATCGGGTCAGGCTTCAGCAGGAATTACTCAGAGACTGACGCGGTCAAAAATACCGACAACGGCGATGAAATAACTCCTTACATCATCGTCTCTGTGtttgcgttttttcgtctctaTGCCATCCTTGTGTACTCTCCTATTCTGATCAACCGCTTCTACTCGGCAAAGTTTCCATCAGAGCGTGAATTTTCTCTGGCTGTTCCAAGAGAAGCTTCACCTAATGGAAGCTTTAGGTTCTGGGTAGGGAATCTTGTAGCACTTTCTGGAGCAATTGCGCTAGCAGTGAAAGGAGGGGATGTTTCTCAAAATATGTATTCGTGTTTTTACATCATGACCAAATG GCCAAAATGCGTTTTAATTGTGGCAAGCTACACTATTATTGTCCCAAGTGTGCTCTTGTTGCTCTTTATTTTGAAAGCTCGAATAAGAATTCCTCGAACTGTTCTTCTATGTCAGGAGGAACGAAACGAGTCTTGCGCGAACGTTGATTGGTTTGCACTTGAGTGGGGATTAACGCGCATGTTTGTGACAGTAATTTCTGTCCTATACATCACTTGGATGCCTCTTCTG GTTGTTCTGACCATATACGATGATCAAGCAATTGCAAAGCACGAATCAATCGTTCTCATTGCACTTATCATCGCAAGTTTGGGATTATTAACGTCGCCGCTTTTGCGTATTACTGCGCAACGTTATCGTCAGATGAGCTGTGAATGTCCCTGTCTTGATCCTTTGACGAACTGCTTTAAGTACACTTTTTCTC CTTCCGAAAAAACACAgcgcgaaagagaaagattgCTTGCGTCTAATGCAAGTCACAATCGTGGATCAAGGACGAAACCTAAAACGGAAAGTTCAAGAATAATCAGGATACAGCGAACAACTGTGGCAGATTATGATTCTACTAGCAGACGTGAAAA CCATGCAGCTCATGAAGAGCTAAAAACGGAGGAAGAAAATCGGAGATACGACAGTTGCAGAAGTACCTGTGACCCTTCTCA GATAAATGCtaaaaaaagggaaaagtCGACTGGCCGTGACAATAATCAGGGGTCTCAAGCACATAGCGGCAGAG ACAAAATGAGTTCAAATTCAAACAAAGCCTCACGGATAGATTTTGAAAAGGAATTTCCTCGTGATGAAGCAAAAGTTGCAGAAGAGCCTACATCAAACGCTCATTTTGCCGGAAAGGGAAGAGACGTTTACGTAGAGAACGGTCTGAATGGAATTTTGAAAGAAG AAGAGACTCTTCCATCCGCCGCTTCTACTAAAAATAGCAGCGAAGTCGATTTGGAAATAG aaaaaaaactagAGGAAAATGGAGAAACGGAAGAGCGTTTAGGAATTGCTTTCCTAACAG atgaagagaaagaagatgCCCAGGAAGAGCTTTCAGAAAGAACTTGGCCTGCCGTCACTCTCAATGAAAATGGTGGTAAACTCGACATAAGAAACTGTCCAATTGTTAccagaaagaaagaaagcttTTTGAACGCTTCCGATTTTGTAGGTGACAACAAAAGTGAAGATAAAGCGATGGAAGAGCCTTCAGAAAACGCTGTTAACGAAGTCGGTTGCATGAAGGAAGGCA AtaaaaaaggagaagcaaAAAACACAAAAGAACTGCTTGACAGCACTCTTTCTGTTGTCTTTCCTTGTGGTAATGACATTGAAGTCGAAAATAAAATCG agaaagaagagaataaACCCATAAAAATGTCCTCAGTTTGCGTCTCGCTTGCCGCTGCTTGGGATcataatgacgtcaagcTCGATGCGGAAAGCG TCAAAGTGGAGAAAGCCTTTGAAAAGCTATCAGAAAATGCTGCTGTTGATTGTAATACAAATGGCactgacaaagaaaacg AAGAACAGGTGAAAGAGCTCTTACCTGCCGCCGCTTCTGGCGAAAATATAGTAGAATTTGATGTGGAAG CTAGCGACAATCACCAAGCTGTCCCAAAGACGTCAGAAAGAGCTTTTCTTACCGACGATTGCAGTAGCATAG GTTTAGGCAGAGAGGCAAAAATGTTCTTTTCAGATGAAGACGATAAGAAAGCAGAATGTGTGGAAGAGCGTCCTGAAAGTactccttttcctcttttttctaAAGTTGACATTGAACTGGCTTCAGAAAACG GAATTGTAGCAAACAACGGAGAAGTCGAAGAGCCGGGAAAAATCACTTGTCCTGCCGACGTCTCCAATGAAAACCGCCAAGAGCCTTACATGGAAAATG ACGATGtgaaagaaggagaagaagttTCTAAAGGCCAACCGCAAAACCATTTTCCGCTTGTCAATCCTTATACGAGTGATCCTGATTTGGAAAGCG GAGATGGAAACGAAGAAGCAAAGGATCTTTCAGACAGCACTTTTCTTGCCGCCGCTCCCAGTACGAGCGGCAGACCTCAAGCGGAAAGCGGCCGGAATTTAA ATGAAGGCGAAGAAAGTACATGTTTAGTGAAAGGAAAGCCTTCAGAGAAAGATGCAGTTTCTAGTAATGGCATTGAACGTCAGGGAGAAGATGCATGGTCTGAATTCCAATTCAGCTAA
- the LOC136195758 gene encoding uncharacterized protein isoform X1 — protein MVESAFCNGSQRINATIADFADYNATLRLLLPYFLLACSAFSVLWNFGVIIQFAIHRFRRIPNKFDFFLFFTSFAELLSSTPIVTFAGIGSGFSRNYSETDAVKNTDNGDEITPYIIVSVFAFFRLYAILVYSPILINRFYSAKFPSEREFSLAVPREASPNGSFRFWVGNLVALSGAIALAVKGGDVSQNMYSCFYIMTKWPKCVLIVASYTIIVPSVLLLLFILKARIRIPRTVLLCQEERNESCANVDWFALEWGLTRMFVTVISVLYITWMPLLVVLTIYDDQAIAKHESIVLIALIIASLGLLTSPLLRITAQRYRQMSCECPCLDPLTNCFKYTFSPSEKTQRERERLLASNASHNRGSRTKPKTESSRIIRIQRTTVADYDSTSRRENHAAHEELKTEEENRRYDSCRSTCDPSQINAKKREKSTGRDNNQGSQAHSGRDKMSSNSNKASRIDFEKEFPRDEAKVAEEPTSNAHFAGKGRDVYVENDEKKGNQTTERFLEETLPSAASTKNSSEVDLEIEKKLEENGETEERLGIAFLTDEEKEDAQEELSERTWPAVTLNENGGKLDIRNCPIVTRKKESFLNASDFVGDNKSEDKAMEEPSENAVNEVGCMKEGNKKGEAKNTKELLDSTLSVVFPCGNDIEVENKIEKEENKPIKMSSVCVSLAAAWDHNDVKLDAESVKVEKAFEKLSENAAVDCNTNGTDKENEEQVKELLPAAASGENIVEFDVEASDNHQAVPKTSERAFLTDDCSSIGLGREAKMFFSDEDDKKAECVEERPESTPFPLFSKVDIELASENGIVANNGEVEEPGKITCPADVSNENRQEPYMENEGEEVSKGQPQNHFPLVNPYTSDPDLESGDGNEEAKDLSDSTFLAAAPSTSGRPQAESGRNLNEGEESTCLVKGKPSEKDAVSSNGIERQGEDAWSEFQFS, from the exons ATGGTGGAGTCGGCTTTCTGCAACGGATCGCAGAGAATCAATGCGACGATTGCAGATTTTGCGGATTATAACGCCAcccttcgtcttctcctaCCCTATTTCCTCCTCGCATGCAGCGCATTTAGCGTGTTGTGGAACTTCGGCGTCATCATCCAATTTGCTATTCACCGATTCCGCCGAATACCAAataaatttgatttttttttgttctttacGTCCTTTGCTGAACTCCTTAGTTCAACTCCTATTGTAACTTTCGCAGGAATCGGGTCAGGCTTCAGCAGGAATTACTCAGAGACTGACGCGGTCAAAAATACCGACAACGGCGATGAAATAACTCCTTACATCATCGTCTCTGTGtttgcgttttttcgtctctaTGCCATCCTTGTGTACTCTCCTATTCTGATCAACCGCTTCTACTCGGCAAAGTTTCCATCAGAGCGTGAATTTTCTCTGGCTGTTCCAAGAGAAGCTTCACCTAATGGAAGCTTTAGGTTCTGGGTAGGGAATCTTGTAGCACTTTCTGGAGCAATTGCGCTAGCAGTGAAAGGAGGGGATGTTTCTCAAAATATGTATTCGTGTTTTTACATCATGACCAAATG GCCAAAATGCGTTTTAATTGTGGCAAGCTACACTATTATTGTCCCAAGTGTGCTCTTGTTGCTCTTTATTTTGAAAGCTCGAATAAGAATTCCTCGAACTGTTCTTCTATGTCAGGAGGAACGAAACGAGTCTTGCGCGAACGTTGATTGGTTTGCACTTGAGTGGGGATTAACGCGCATGTTTGTGACAGTAATTTCTGTCCTATACATCACTTGGATGCCTCTTCTG GTTGTTCTGACCATATACGATGATCAAGCAATTGCAAAGCACGAATCAATCGTTCTCATTGCACTTATCATCGCAAGTTTGGGATTATTAACGTCGCCGCTTTTGCGTATTACTGCGCAACGTTATCGTCAGATGAGCTGTGAATGTCCCTGTCTTGATCCTTTGACGAACTGCTTTAAGTACACTTTTTCTC CTTCCGAAAAAACACAgcgcgaaagagaaagattgCTTGCGTCTAATGCAAGTCACAATCGTGGATCAAGGACGAAACCTAAAACGGAAAGTTCAAGAATAATCAGGATACAGCGAACAACTGTGGCAGATTATGATTCTACTAGCAGACGTGAAAA CCATGCAGCTCATGAAGAGCTAAAAACGGAGGAAGAAAATCGGAGATACGACAGTTGCAGAAGTACCTGTGACCCTTCTCA GATAAATGCtaaaaaaagggaaaagtCGACTGGCCGTGACAATAATCAGGGGTCTCAAGCACATAGCGGCAGAG ACAAAATGAGTTCAAATTCAAACAAAGCCTCACGGATAGATTTTGAAAAGGAATTTCCTCGTGATGAAGCAAAAGTTGCAGAAGAGCCTACATCAAACGCTCATTTTGCCGGAAAGGGAAGAGACGTTTACGTAGAGAACG acgaaaagaaaggaaaccAGACAACGGAACGTTTTTTAGAAGAGACTCTTCCATCCGCCGCTTCTACTAAAAATAGCAGCGAAGTCGATTTGGAAATAG aaaaaaaactagAGGAAAATGGAGAAACGGAAGAGCGTTTAGGAATTGCTTTCCTAACAG atgaagagaaagaagatgCCCAGGAAGAGCTTTCAGAAAGAACTTGGCCTGCCGTCACTCTCAATGAAAATGGTGGTAAACTCGACATAAGAAACTGTCCAATTGTTAccagaaagaaagaaagcttTTTGAACGCTTCCGATTTTGTAGGTGACAACAAAAGTGAAGATAAAGCGATGGAAGAGCCTTCAGAAAACGCTGTTAACGAAGTCGGTTGCATGAAGGAAGGCA AtaaaaaaggagaagcaaAAAACACAAAAGAACTGCTTGACAGCACTCTTTCTGTTGTCTTTCCTTGTGGTAATGACATTGAAGTCGAAAATAAAATCG agaaagaagagaataaACCCATAAAAATGTCCTCAGTTTGCGTCTCGCTTGCCGCTGCTTGGGATcataatgacgtcaagcTCGATGCGGAAAGCG TCAAAGTGGAGAAAGCCTTTGAAAAGCTATCAGAAAATGCTGCTGTTGATTGTAATACAAATGGCactgacaaagaaaacg AAGAACAGGTGAAAGAGCTCTTACCTGCCGCCGCTTCTGGCGAAAATATAGTAGAATTTGATGTGGAAG CTAGCGACAATCACCAAGCTGTCCCAAAGACGTCAGAAAGAGCTTTTCTTACCGACGATTGCAGTAGCATAG GTTTAGGCAGAGAGGCAAAAATGTTCTTTTCAGATGAAGACGATAAGAAAGCAGAATGTGTGGAAGAGCGTCCTGAAAGTactccttttcctcttttttctaAAGTTGACATTGAACTGGCTTCAGAAAACG GAATTGTAGCAAACAACGGAGAAGTCGAAGAGCCGGGAAAAATCACTTGTCCTGCCGACGTCTCCAATGAAAACCGCCAAGAGCCTTACATGGAAAATG aaggagaagaagttTCTAAAGGCCAACCGCAAAACCATTTTCCGCTTGTCAATCCTTATACGAGTGATCCTGATTTGGAAAGCG GAGATGGAAACGAAGAAGCAAAGGATCTTTCAGACAGCACTTTTCTTGCCGCCGCTCCCAGTACGAGCGGCAGACCTCAAGCGGAAAGCGGCCGGAATTTAA ATGAAGGCGAAGAAAGTACATGTTTAGTGAAAGGAAAGCCTTCAGAGAAAGATGCAGTTTCTAGTAATGGCATTGAACGTCAGGGAGAAGATGCATGGTCTGAATTCCAATTCAGCTAA